The nucleotide window TGTCCCCCTCGCGGAGGTCGCCGAAGCGGCCCAGGTGCGCGTAGTAGTGCGCGTGCCCGCCGGGGCCGAACACGCGCACCACCTGCCCGCCCAGCGCGTCCTCGCCCACCGTGAGCACCACCCCCTCGGTGGCGCTGAGGACGGGGGTGCCGCAGGGGGCGAAGATGTCGATCCCCTCGTGGCGGCGCCCCCCGCTCCGCGCCGCGCCCCAGGTGTCCGTGAGCTGCGCCGGCCGCACCCCCTCCACCGGAACCGGGAGCGGCACCGGCATCGTCCTGCGGGTGAGCTCGGCCAGGGCCCACGCCCGGCGCAGCACGGGGAAGAGGAGGACCGCCCCCGCGGCGAGGAGGGCCAGGAGCAGCAGCGCGGTGAGCACACGCCTCACGGGGCGTCCCCACCCCCGCGGCGCCGGGGCGTCACCCACGCGCCCCCGGCTGCCAGCGCGCAGGCGCACGCGGAGCGGAACAGGCCGGGGAGGGCGTTCAGCGCCGTGCGCATCGTCCGCGGCCCCCCTCCCGCGCTACGCCGGGGGCTCGCCGAAGAAGCCGTCGGCGCTCACGGCGCTCCCCAGCGCCTGCGCGGTGTTGACCTGGTAGTGCCACACGTGCTCCTCCCGGAGCTGCGGGAGGTTCTGCCGGAGCCGCTCCAGGAGCACGCCGATGCTCAGGCCGGTCTTGCTGCCGATGACCACCCGCAGGTTCGCCCCGTCCACATCCGTGTACCCGGTGAAGAACCCCTTGGCGTTGTCCGCCACCAGGCTGGCCTGCACGGAGTTGATGTGGCCCATCCGGGCCCGCCTCCACGACACCCCGATCCACTCCACCAGCGTGACGGCGATGCAGATGAACTGCCCCGTGGTGAAGATCCCGGCCGCCTCCACCGGAGCGTCCTTGAACGTCCCCGCACCCTTCACCTCCACCCAGCCGTCCACCGAGCCGAAGTACATGCGCGGGCCGTCCCGCTGCCCGATGTCGGCGTAGGAGACGCTGGGCGGCGCGGTCTTCTCCGCCTTGCCGGTGTACACGTTCACGCTCATGCCGCCGCTCCGCTCCCGGAATGTTCACGTCGCTCCTGCGCCCGCCGGTGCGCACCGCCACGGCGGGCGCGATCCACAAGCTACCACGCGCCCCGGGACGCCGCACGCTCCGGCTCCGCCGTCCGCGGGAACCGCCGCTGCGGGCCGCCGAAGTCGCTGCGCGCTTGAGCGATAGCCCCGCCGGGGCTACCTTTCGGACACCCCGCGTTTCCCCGCGCCCCCGTCCCCGCCATGAACGATCCCCGTCCGGCAGACCTGGAAGCGCGCATGTCGCGCCTGGAAGCGGCGGTCGAGGACCTCCAGCAGGCCGTCCGCCGGATCGAGGCGGCGACCGCGCCGGGCGCCGCCTCCCCCGCGCTCGCGCCGGCCGTGCCGGCCGCTGCGGCGGCACCGGCTCCCGTCTCACGGCCGGAGGTGTGGGCCCATCAGAGCGAGCAGTGGCTGGGCAGGGTGGGGTTGGGGCTCCTCTTCCTCGGCCTCGTCTACCTGTTCAACTTCAGTATCGAGCAGGGATGGATTACGCCGGTGGTACGGGTAGCCATCGGACTGCTGATCGGAGGCGTGCTGCTCGGAGTCGGGCTGCGGCTCCAGCGCACACGGCGCAGCTACAGCCAGATCCTGCTGGCAGGGGCGCTGGCAGTGTTCTACGTCACCGGCTTCGCGGCGAGCCAGCTCTACCTGCTGGTGAGCTACGGGGCGGCGTTCGCGTACATGGCGGGTGTGATGGCGCTGGGACTGGTGCTGGCGCGGCGGCAGGACCACCCCTCGCTGGCCAGCCTGGGCGCCCTGGGCGGCTTTGCCACGCCTCTTCTGCTGCACCGCGAGAGCACAGCGGTCGTGGAGCTCTCCGTGTACGGGGCCCTGGTGGTGGTCTGGTCGGGGGCTCTCTACTGGCTCCGCGGCTGGCCCTCGCTTCTCTGGACGTATGCGGTAGGTGGGGTGGCCGCACTCAGCATCGCCGCCAACCATGCGACGGGCGAGGAGCGCTGGGTCGTGCAGGGGTCGCTCCTCCTGATCTGGGTGCTCGGCGCCGGCCTGCCCTTCGCGCGCGGCATCATGAGGGCCGACCGCCGCGGTCAGCGCTTCTGGGGGATGGTCCCGCTCTCCCTGCAGCTCCGCGTCCTCGGTGTAGGGATTACCTCGGCCGTGCTCTTCCTCACCGCCGAGATGTGGGAGCTGCGCCGGGTGGAGAGTGGCGGGCTCTTTCTCCTCGCGGCACTCCTCTTCGCCTCTCTGGCATGGGGCGGCACGCGCACCCCCAACCGCATCGCTCGCGCGGCGGGTCCCGTGGCGGCCACCCTCCTCGCGACCGGTACCTTTCTGGTGCTGGAGGACGCTGCGCTCCGGACGGCGGTGCTGAGCCTGGAGGCGCTCCTCTTCGTCTACGCCGGAAGCCGGCGCCGCCTGGCCGGCGTGGAATGGGTGGGGCACAGTCTCTTCGGCGTACTCACCCTCTACCTGCTCGCCGACGGTCTCGCGAGGCAGCAGGAGGCCTTCGATGCGCTCGCGTTCGCACACATTCTCCAGATCGTCCTGATGCTGGCGGCCACCCGATGGCGCTCCGCGCCGCGCACCGGCCTCCTCCCGGCGCCGCCGCAGACGGCCTGGGTGTACCGCATCGCCGCTCACGCCCTCTTCCTCCTCTGGCTCGCCACCGAGATCGGCCCCCTCTCCAGCGGCTCGGGGTGGGTGACGCTCGCCTGGGGCGCCTACGGCGCCGCCCTCATCCTGCTTTCCATGCGCCTCGGGGACGGGGCCGCCATGGTTGGCCTCCAGCTCGTCGCCTTCTCCGCGCTTGCTCTCGCCGTCGGGAAGCTCGTGATCGTGGACCTCGGCCGCGTCCCCATGCTCTGGCGCATCCTCCTCTTCATGGGATTCGGCGGCGGTTTCCTCGGTCTCAGCTCCGTTTTCAAGCCCCGCGATGCAACGTCGCGGGATGCGTGACCCGCTGCCGGGATCACAGACCGAAGCAGGCTGCTGCGCATCCCTGCTCCGCACCCCCTGCAAGGAGCAAGTAGGGGGCGAGGTAGGCCCACCAAACTACGTGGGGCGGCGGAAGCAGCTCGGCAGGCCACACGGATAAGCACGCCGCAAGGAAGTATAAGCGGGAGCCACATACCAGGAACGTCAGGCCGTATCTGACCCAGAGCTACTTCGCAGGAGTTGGATACACTGGTCAATCAGTCCATGGGGATCCTGGGGGCCTTTACCTTTCGGGAGAGACTTCGCCCAAAGGCAGTGCTCTACGAGGAAGTCCGCACCTAGGATCGAATCTGCCGATACGCGTAGTTCTCCCGGTTCAAGGACATCAAGACTCGGCACGTTGTCACTCCCTCGCGCCCCAAAAAGCGAGATTATCGCTGGGAGATAAGCCAGGTCGTCCGCGATGATTCTCCGCAGATAATGTTGAATCGGGCTAAAGTCTCTTCCGATCAGCCGAAGCAGATCACGCCAACGCCAAAGCAGATGAGATGCCTCTCTCGCATTCATCTCCGCAAAGACGTTCGGATGCGCCTCGATGTATGGGTGAAAGCGCCGCAACGCAATCTCAGCGATCTCAGTCGCTGCCTTCTCGTCGCTCATCTCCGAGGCCTTCAGGAAGTGGGCTCCAGCTAACATCGCCCAACTCGGATCAGTGATGGATTCGAGCGCAGCCCTCACAATCCTGACATGCTCGCGAGCAAGATGGAACAGGCCCCTCGATTTCGGCCCAGCAACCCGCGATACGATCTGCAGAAGAATGCTCTCAATCTCCTCGAGTGAGAATAGATCCCTCTCGCTAATCAACCTACGTGTTGCTAACTCCGCGCGGGCGCTCATAGGGGTACTGTCGCTGGTGTCTGCCGTGCCCAGGACATCCGGTAGCCGAAATAGAAACTTATCTAGAAATGAGCTCCGCTCCTCAGCAGAGAGGCTTCTCAACGAGTTCACCAAAGAGTCTCCCACGAGAGTGCTCTCATCAGCATCCAGTTCCCGAGCAAATGCAAGAGCGAACTCAGCCACATACTCATCCGAAATTTCACCGAGCGGAGGCTCTAACTCAAAATACCTATCGAAGCGGTGAGGACTTGCAATGCGGTTGAGGTGCCGAAGATTTTGATCGCCCCGCCGCCGCTCCGCCTCACGCAGGTTAGGAAAGAGGAGAAGCAGGATTTGATGAAGCACACTTCTATCGGATTCAGCATGCGCGTCGGGAATTACTTCACCGCCATGGTCCTCTACGTCGGTCGGCGCAGCAGGCACTCCTTCCAGAATCCGCCGAATGACCCTCTTCCGTGCAGACTTAAAGTCCTCCTCCCCCAGCATCGCGAGCAACGGATCGCCTTCGCCTGTAAGCAACTGTTTGTTGCGCCGTACGCGCTGATATACATCGGGATAGAACGTATGGACAAAAGAAATAAGCACTGCATCAGCCGCGTGAATGTCGAGCCTCTTATCACCGGTGAGGAGCATGAAATGCAAGTTATTTACGAGCCGCGCCCGATCTCGAAGGGTACGAATGCGAGCACCGATCGTCGACCGGTAGGGGATGCCATGCTCATCGTAATCGACGATCCGCCAATGCAGATCAGAGAAGAGGCGGTCGGTCGGGTATCCGGCCGAATCGAGAGCACTCGCGACTGCCTCCTTTACTAACTGGTCTAGGGTCGAAGCCGGAATTGGGGGTACAGACACAGGCACCTGGACAATCTTATCCAAGAACTCTGCGCCATAGCTGGTGCTACGGTTGGCGGTGAGGACCTCACGGACTCGATCATGGTCCATAGCGAGGACATATGATATGTTGGGCAAGTCTGCGATCAACCGGACTACCCGCAGGACGGCCAAGATCTCATTCGCCTGCGCACGGTCGAGATCATCGATCAGAACAACTATCCGGTTAGGGATTTCCTTCTTACCCAGTTTACGCAGTATTTCAGAAGCATCCTTCCGG belongs to Longimicrobiaceae bacterium and includes:
- a CDS encoding M23 family metallopeptidase; the encoded protein is MRRVLTALLLLALLAAGAVLLFPVLRRAWALAELTRRTMPVPLPVPVEGVRPAQLTDTWGAARSGGRRHEGIDIFAPCGTPVLSATEGVVLTVGEDALGGQVVRVFGPGGHAHYYAHLGRFGDLREGDRVQPGDTLGYVGDTGNARGTPCHLHYGIYARGGGARNPYPLLAGPDSAGSRTSARPHGVRAAFTGRGGPSWR
- a CDS encoding DUF2339 domain-containing protein: MNDPRPADLEARMSRLEAAVEDLQQAVRRIEAATAPGAASPALAPAVPAAAAAPAPVSRPEVWAHQSEQWLGRVGLGLLFLGLVYLFNFSIEQGWITPVVRVAIGLLIGGVLLGVGLRLQRTRRSYSQILLAGALAVFYVTGFAASQLYLLVSYGAAFAYMAGVMALGLVLARRQDHPSLASLGALGGFATPLLLHRESTAVVELSVYGALVVVWSGALYWLRGWPSLLWTYAVGGVAALSIAANHATGEERWVVQGSLLLIWVLGAGLPFARGIMRADRRGQRFWGMVPLSLQLRVLGVGITSAVLFLTAEMWELRRVESGGLFLLAALLFASLAWGGTRTPNRIARAAGPVAATLLATGTFLVLEDAALRTAVLSLEALLFVYAGSRRRLAGVEWVGHSLFGVLTLYLLADGLARQQEAFDALAFAHILQIVLMLAATRWRSAPRTGLLPAPPQTAWVYRIAAHALFLLWLATEIGPLSSGSGWVTLAWGAYGAALILLSMRLGDGAAMVGLQLVAFSALALAVGKLVIVDLGRVPMLWRILLFMGFGGGFLGLSSVFKPRDATSRDA
- a CDS encoding P-loop NTPase fold protein, whose protein sequence is MQIKLLTDAPINSAEQDQIGATRFVRRLLKPLVDWPGDEGFVLGLYGSWGSGKTSILNLLEQELSHWEGETRVRRAVPIPFNPWIYSDTEPLLLSFFGTLSAHTGKAPGLTDKERRRLASALTGMGQFIVPFLATYSSVPFLASLGSSALRLTVNKLLSTGEAEFRQARKDASEILRKLGKKEIPNRIVVLIDDLDRAQANEILAVLRVVRLIADLPNISYVLAMDHDRVREVLTANRSTSYGAEFLDKIVQVPVSVPPIPASTLDQLVKEAVASALDSAGYPTDRLFSDLHWRIVDYDEHGIPYRSTIGARIRTLRDRARLVNNLHFMLLTGDKRLDIHAADAVLISFVHTFYPDVYQRVRRNKQLLTGEGDPLLAMLGEEDFKSARKRVIRRILEGVPAAPTDVEDHGGEVIPDAHAESDRSVLHQILLLLFPNLREAERRRGDQNLRHLNRIASPHRFDRYFELEPPLGEISDEYVAEFALAFARELDADESTLVGDSLVNSLRSLSAEERSSFLDKFLFRLPDVLGTADTSDSTPMSARAELATRRLISERDLFSLEEIESILLQIVSRVAGPKSRGLFHLAREHVRIVRAALESITDPSWAMLAGAHFLKASEMSDEKAATEIAEIALRRFHPYIEAHPNVFAEMNAREASHLLWRWRDLLRLIGRDFSPIQHYLRRIIADDLAYLPAIISLFGARGSDNVPSLDVLEPGELRVSADSILGADFLVEHCLWAKSLPKGKGPQDPHGLIDQCIQLLRSSSGSDTA